In Fibrobacter sp. UWR2, the following are encoded in one genomic region:
- a CDS encoding DUF2589 domain-containing protein, with translation MAIDTTPGTVAQNMLNGIDYSALIGGPLQAAITAQAMAAKSTWEFIQQVGLNTNADGNKEAVNVTFTYQKDGNLTTMIVPILTIVPIPMIVIDKVQIDFKASINASSSQCTENSESTALDVGGEAKAKLGWGPFSLSITAKANYSSKKDSKATSESRYSVEYTQDVSVHATQADVPAGLATVLNILTMAATADAGVNGKIEVEQGEITPRFDEEIACRIALKTASGLYAKGQKIKINPVTASGSGNFEGLTITYDHIKKPVVANEEITLADGFTTLYISIAPDAKNIPPMILQITSTLNNQEVKSEILIDEVKAIENNSNNP, from the coding sequence ATGGCAATAGATACAACCCCCGGCACCGTTGCGCAGAACATGCTAAACGGAATTGATTACAGCGCCCTCATCGGCGGTCCGCTTCAGGCTGCAATCACAGCACAAGCAATGGCTGCAAAATCCACTTGGGAATTCATTCAGCAAGTTGGATTGAACACCAATGCTGACGGAAATAAGGAAGCTGTAAATGTTACATTCACATATCAAAAAGACGGCAACCTAACAACGATGATTGTCCCGATTCTGACAATCGTCCCCATTCCGATGATCGTTATCGACAAGGTTCAAATCGACTTCAAGGCGTCCATCAACGCATCTTCTTCGCAGTGCACCGAGAATTCCGAATCCACTGCGCTGGATGTTGGGGGCGAAGCAAAGGCCAAATTGGGTTGGGGACCATTCAGCCTTTCCATCACAGCAAAGGCGAACTACTCTAGTAAAAAAGATTCAAAGGCAACTTCTGAATCACGTTACTCCGTAGAATACACACAGGATGTCAGCGTTCACGCAACACAAGCCGACGTTCCCGCCGGACTTGCAACCGTACTCAACATCCTGACCATGGCCGCCACAGCCGATGCCGGCGTCAACGGAAAAATTGAGGTCGAGCAGGGAGAAATTACACCTAGATTCGACGAAGAAATTGCCTGCCGTATCGCGCTCAAAACAGCAAGCGGCCTCTACGCCAAAGGCCAAAAAATCAAGATTAACCCCGTTACGGCATCCGGTTCCGGCAACTTTGAAGGACTTACCATCACTTACGACCACATCAAGAAGCCGGTCGTTGCAAACGAAGAAATCACTCTGGCAGATGGCTTTACAACACTCTATATTTCAATTGCCCCTGACGCAAAGAACATTCCACCGATGATTCTCCAGATTACCAGCACCCTCAATAATCAGGAGGTCAAGTCAGAAATTCTCATTGACGAAGTCAAAGCAATCGAAAACAATTCGAATAACCCCTAA
- a CDS encoding CotH kinase family protein: MVCRSTLVTLSLLTVLLAACSDDSGSGSSVELPESSASSSVPFVGGSPVVVTEVDPVNTTFKDHEGGDAGWVEFFNPSETPVNLAGLYLTDDLSQPRKWAFGNVPVPPQGFMVLFLSGKDLPDYEAPHDSADLIGHGCWTWTDSQNEPVAGESRADNLPGKSKICFAENGSQAFGSSMQYGVNEELGWTSISVFVGTGSSSKNDVLDISNANEILLTGFVTAGRKLSLRLAQPDVDDWLGWESVIEGTGDSNTTYTIALPQGTKLPDLENIYGTRFSPESNETKEVNMKVTSYIARNRGHEPHANFKLHHKGGSLYLMNEDGAIVDSVAYPAMPVGKTWSFGVSPAGAATYGFADPSPYGGAFSSVVYSERSPVVSDKMPPSGFYKEPFFVTFYTDEESNAHVRCREGGALPDASQPETMGLTVSSTTVLRCASFMPGKYPGDVETRTYVFEDQPTIASVFITANPLSLFDPDTGLYMDGPDAQAKEPHYGANYWSDRELPAFVELVEPGGSEPGFAKDAGFQIFGNYSRAREKKSVAIVFREKYGDKRLEYPLFPAYPELNKFKSFILRTGNFGMDYIHDDLASSLSEGLGVDYQRSRPAIVYYNGEYYGIQNIRERSNRYYFETHYGYDPDNIDLLKADNSASSGESSDYTELLDWMEMHPLDDDANYQYVASKIDIDNFINYQQTEIYANNRDWPSNNLKKWRVRNPASPWRWFLYDMDFGFGNDMSEYTNNIFEFAAAEDGEDWPNGPKSTFLFRKLLENKSFTNKFVNRMSALLSMNFEKSRVLARIEAMMDEISAEVGRDQKRWGHSASWMGKVLDGMKDFAEERPGVLYSEMQEFFNLDEIVSVTLSANGNGRVLVDGLPLDSPSLKINFFKGTPVTLSAEGIGGGIFAGWSDGVMEASRTILPEEIDALTATFK, translated from the coding sequence ATGGTGTGTAGGTCCACTCTTGTAACACTCTCTTTGTTGACGGTGCTTCTCGCGGCATGTTCGGACGATAGCGGATCGGGCTCTTCCGTCGAATTGCCCGAAAGTTCCGCCTCGTCATCGGTTCCCTTTGTGGGGGGCTCCCCGGTGGTGGTGACGGAAGTGGACCCGGTGAATACCACTTTTAAGGATCATGAGGGTGGCGATGCCGGCTGGGTGGAGTTCTTCAATCCGTCCGAAACGCCCGTAAACCTTGCTGGTCTCTACTTGACCGATGACCTTTCGCAGCCTAGGAAGTGGGCTTTTGGGAACGTTCCTGTGCCGCCGCAGGGGTTCATGGTGCTGTTTCTTTCGGGGAAAGACTTGCCCGATTACGAGGCTCCCCATGATTCAGCAGATTTGATTGGTCATGGATGTTGGACCTGGACTGATTCGCAAAATGAGCCCGTTGCGGGCGAGAGCCGTGCGGATAATCTCCCGGGCAAGTCAAAGATCTGTTTTGCTGAAAATGGGAGCCAGGCTTTCGGGAGCAGCATGCAGTACGGTGTGAACGAGGAACTGGGGTGGACATCGATTTCAGTCTTCGTGGGGACGGGGTCGTCCTCGAAAAATGATGTGCTCGACATCTCGAATGCGAACGAGATTCTTTTGACGGGATTTGTGACGGCGGGCCGCAAGCTTTCGCTTAGGCTCGCGCAGCCCGATGTAGATGACTGGCTTGGGTGGGAATCTGTCATCGAGGGTACGGGCGATTCCAATACGACGTATACTATCGCTCTTCCGCAGGGGACTAAACTCCCTGACCTCGAGAACATCTACGGTACGCGATTCAGCCCGGAATCGAACGAGACGAAGGAGGTCAACATGAAGGTGACCTCGTACATAGCTCGCAATCGCGGGCACGAACCGCATGCGAACTTCAAGCTGCATCACAAGGGCGGGAGCCTCTACCTGATGAATGAAGACGGTGCTATTGTGGATTCCGTCGCATACCCTGCGATGCCTGTCGGTAAGACGTGGTCATTCGGTGTATCGCCTGCAGGTGCGGCGACCTATGGCTTCGCGGACCCGAGCCCTTATGGTGGAGCCTTCTCGTCGGTTGTTTATTCCGAACGTTCTCCGGTAGTTTCCGATAAGATGCCTCCCTCGGGTTTTTACAAGGAACCGTTCTTCGTGACTTTCTATACCGATGAGGAGAGCAATGCGCACGTGCGTTGCCGGGAAGGTGGAGCGTTGCCCGATGCGAGCCAGCCCGAAACAATGGGCCTGACTGTTTCTTCTACGACAGTTTTGCGCTGCGCCTCCTTTATGCCGGGAAAGTATCCGGGCGACGTGGAAACCCGTACCTACGTATTCGAGGACCAGCCGACGATTGCCTCCGTGTTCATTACCGCAAATCCGCTTTCGCTGTTCGATCCGGATACGGGCCTCTACATGGATGGCCCCGATGCGCAGGCAAAGGAGCCGCATTACGGTGCGAACTACTGGTCCGACCGTGAACTCCCCGCATTTGTGGAACTTGTTGAACCCGGTGGCAGTGAACCCGGATTTGCGAAGGATGCTGGCTTCCAGATTTTTGGCAACTACAGCAGGGCCCGCGAGAAGAAGTCTGTCGCTATCGTGTTCCGCGAGAAGTACGGCGACAAGCGCCTGGAATATCCGCTTTTCCCTGCATATCCGGAACTGAACAAGTTCAAGAGTTTTATCCTGCGTACGGGCAATTTCGGGATGGACTACATCCACGATGACCTAGCAAGTTCGCTTTCCGAAGGCCTCGGGGTCGATTACCAGCGGAGCAGACCGGCAATCGTCTACTACAATGGCGAGTACTATGGAATCCAGAATATCCGTGAACGCTCGAACCGTTACTACTTCGAGACGCATTACGGCTACGATCCGGACAACATCGACCTTCTGAAGGCGGATAACTCGGCAAGCAGTGGAGAGTCTTCGGACTATACCGAACTTTTGGACTGGATGGAAATGCACCCGCTCGATGATGACGCGAATTACCAATATGTGGCGTCGAAGATTGATATAGACAATTTTATCAACTATCAGCAGACGGAAATTTACGCGAATAACCGCGACTGGCCCTCGAACAACCTGAAAAAGTGGCGTGTGCGTAACCCGGCTTCTCCGTGGAGGTGGTTCCTGTACGACATGGATTTCGGATTCGGGAACGATATGAGCGAGTACACGAACAATATATTTGAGTTTGCTGCCGCCGAGGATGGCGAAGACTGGCCGAATGGCCCCAAGTCGACCTTCCTGTTCCGGAAATTGCTAGAAAACAAGTCGTTTACGAATAAGTTTGTGAACCGTATGTCGGCGCTCCTTTCTATGAACTTCGAAAAATCTCGCGTACTTGCCCGCATAGAGGCGATGATGGATGAGATTTCAGCCGAGGTGGGGCGCGACCAGAAACGTTGGGGCCATAGTGCAAGCTGGATGGGAAAGGTGCTTGATGGTATGAAGGATTTTGCGGAAGAGCGCCCCGGTGTCCTCTATAGTGAAATGCAGGAATTCTTTAATCTAGATGAAATCGTCTCGGTGACACTTTCTGCAAACGGAAATGGACGTGTGCTTGTAGACGGCCTCCCGCTCGACAGTCCTTCGCTGAAAATCAACTTCTTCAAGGGCACGCCGGTTACCCTATCTGCAGAGGGAATTGGCGGAGGGATATTTGCCGGTTGGAGCGACGGCGTTATGGAAGCCTCCCGTACGATTCTGCCCGAAGAAATCGATGCCCTGACGGCGACATTCAAGTAG
- a CDS encoding EamA family transporter gives MLFLLLTIGPAFLFACGNILEKSGVSTVGKRTGGTSRPWEFFKGVVTNKFWWLGIACSGLATLGYYIAMARYDLSQVQPMMVLNPVLTALMGFCILKEVLTKRIVVAICFVVAGLLYSVENLGESTSLQNVGILWVYAGILCAVTLVAHLFVKNREVVDSLIMGVGFGLSAAFYKSLAMDFDLDHIALSSVASLLLDFRTLGYVATYSIAFLYSQVSFSRGRALFIIPFSAAVGAAVPTLAGAVVFSEAFPIGKVISVTLVLIGACLFIVRRPHRSQTKKMP, from the coding sequence ATGCTTTTCCTTCTTCTGACAATTGGCCCGGCATTCCTGTTTGCTTGTGGAAATATCCTGGAAAAGTCCGGGGTTTCGACGGTAGGCAAGCGCACCGGCGGCACGTCCAGACCTTGGGAATTCTTCAAGGGCGTGGTGACTAACAAGTTCTGGTGGCTGGGTATCGCTTGCTCGGGGCTTGCAACTCTCGGGTACTATATCGCCATGGCCCGCTATGACCTTTCGCAGGTGCAGCCCATGATGGTCCTGAATCCGGTACTGACCGCTCTGATGGGGTTCTGCATCTTGAAGGAGGTCCTGACAAAGCGCATTGTTGTCGCAATCTGCTTTGTGGTGGCAGGCCTACTCTATTCGGTAGAAAATTTGGGAGAATCGACTAGCCTGCAGAATGTTGGAATTCTTTGGGTTTACGCCGGTATCCTTTGTGCGGTAACGCTGGTTGCGCATTTGTTCGTGAAAAACCGCGAGGTGGTGGATTCACTTATCATGGGTGTTGGGTTCGGCCTTTCTGCTGCTTTCTACAAGAGCCTCGCAATGGATTTTGACTTGGACCATATCGCGCTTTCGTCAGTTGCAAGCCTGCTGCTTGATTTCAGGACGCTTGGCTATGTGGCTACCTACAGCATTGCTTTCCTGTATTCGCAGGTCTCGTTCTCGCGTGGGCGTGCTCTGTTCATCATTCCGTTCAGTGCTGCCGTCGGGGCGGCTGTGCCTACCTTGGCGGGAGCAGTCGTGTTTTCGGAGGCATTCCCTATAGGGAAGGTCATTTCGGTGACTCTGGTACTGATTGGCGCTTGCCTGTTCATTGTCCGGCGCCCGCACCGCTCTCAGACGAAAAAAATGCCTTAG
- a CDS encoding type II toxin-antitoxin system RelB/DinJ family antitoxin has product MAVVSVRMDDETKKRFDEFCSSVGISISAAVNMFVKMTVRENRLPFDVKGHPSEHH; this is encoded by the coding sequence ATGGCTGTGGTCAGTGTACGAATGGATGATGAAACAAAGAAACGGTTCGACGAATTTTGCAGTTCCGTAGGAATATCGATTTCTGCGGCTGTAAACATGTTCGTGAAAATGACTGTGCGCGAGAACCGCTTACCATTTGATGTTAAGGGACACCCCTCTGAACATCATTAA
- a CDS encoding DUF2589 domain-containing protein: MSQTATLENIFFTPIDAIITADYMAARRTAEFISEYGFSKEPVHSGEPQPEPKDTNIIGDLKKTTFRYTQTGANGEIETKAMSIPTLSLIPLPLLHVDNADFDFCVRIIDSVNDLTKQIDENSPDLIKKNIIATLAPQKGKNSPSNPNSPHLDANINVKVKVVQADMPAGLSNLLAMMGANAQNISTAEICPQDKTVKVEIGKGNDSFLQLKDPLTNQGVANELVTVYYDESTGLSLSNDKKHWGSGLSVVTNEQGGIPWVASIKNKGQVKHGSSQKVTFTHSNGSTVSVDIYYYVK; the protein is encoded by the coding sequence ATGTCACAAACAGCAACCCTTGAAAACATCTTCTTTACACCCATCGATGCCATCATCACGGCAGATTACATGGCTGCGCGAAGGACCGCTGAATTCATTAGCGAGTATGGCTTCAGCAAAGAACCTGTACACTCGGGCGAGCCCCAACCGGAGCCAAAAGACACCAATATTATCGGAGATCTAAAAAAGACTACATTCCGTTACACGCAAACTGGAGCAAACGGCGAAATCGAGACAAAGGCGATGTCTATTCCCACATTGTCCTTGATTCCTCTTCCACTTCTCCACGTAGACAATGCAGATTTTGATTTTTGTGTCCGGATCATCGATTCTGTCAATGATCTTACAAAACAAATAGACGAGAATTCTCCCGATTTAATCAAAAAAAATATTATCGCCACCCTGGCTCCGCAAAAAGGGAAGAATAGCCCAAGCAATCCCAACAGCCCACATCTCGACGCCAATATAAACGTCAAAGTGAAGGTCGTCCAAGCAGACATGCCTGCCGGATTAAGCAACCTGCTGGCAATGATGGGCGCCAACGCACAGAATATTTCTACAGCAGAGATTTGTCCACAAGACAAGACCGTCAAGGTCGAAATCGGAAAGGGAAACGATTCCTTCCTACAGTTGAAAGACCCCTTAACTAATCAGGGCGTCGCGAACGAACTTGTCACGGTCTACTACGACGAATCCACAGGTCTCTCGCTCTCAAACGACAAAAAACACTGGGGTAGCGGACTCAGCGTGGTCACCAACGAACAGGGCGGAATTCCATGGGTCGCGAGCATCAAGAACAAGGGACAAGTCAAGCATGGTTCATCACAGAAAGTCACTTTCACTCACAGCAATGGTTCAACAGTCAGCGTCGACATCTACTACTACGTAAAATAA